In one window of Flavobacterium ginsengisoli DNA:
- a CDS encoding helix-turn-helix domain-containing protein — MDIEKDYIKLIFGLKLKQVRTQKNLSLFGLAKLTNLSKSYLNEIEKGKKYPKTDKILLLCEHLDVTYDQMVSLKLDNNLAPIGEILKSGILKEIPLELFGIQEADLIDIIANAPAKVNAFISTIIEIAQHYNLSRESFFLASLRSYQEAHSNYFEDLEEKVISFSKSFQINLDSKITVEELEAILKEEYEYNIKEIAFADQEALDDLRSIYVPKSKTLLLSTELDAPQKAFILAKEIAYNYLKISDRLLTFSWIKFDNFDQVLNNFYASYFAGALLLPRKLVVNKINTFLENENPKPEEFVQLIESFKVSPESFYQRLTNLLPKDFQLKNLFFLRLSHKIGSDFYQINKELHITHQQEPHANETNEHYCRRWVSVKTIDEAIKQNKSHFFDAQISSYANSGNEYLVFSSATKDPFAENFIRSISVGILINPTMKKKFKFIDGKPLVKRIVGVTCETCAVKDCLERSAPPTVLEREKRHENTDAVVQAVYKSI; from the coding sequence ATGGATATCGAAAAAGACTATATAAAGCTGATCTTCGGATTAAAATTGAAGCAAGTCAGAACGCAAAAAAATCTGTCACTTTTTGGCTTGGCCAAATTGACAAATCTTTCAAAATCGTACTTAAACGAGATTGAAAAGGGAAAAAAATATCCAAAAACAGATAAAATTTTATTGCTCTGCGAACATTTGGACGTGACTTACGACCAAATGGTGTCTTTAAAACTCGACAACAACCTCGCTCCGATTGGCGAAATCTTGAAATCCGGAATTTTAAAAGAGATTCCGCTCGAGCTTTTCGGAATTCAGGAAGCCGATCTAATTGATATTATTGCCAATGCTCCCGCAAAAGTCAATGCATTTATTAGCACGATTATCGAAATTGCGCAACATTATAATTTAAGTCGTGAAAGCTTCTTTTTGGCTTCTTTGCGTTCGTATCAGGAAGCTCACAGCAATTATTTTGAAGATTTAGAAGAAAAAGTAATTTCGTTTTCGAAGTCGTTTCAGATTAATCTGGATTCTAAAATTACTGTAGAAGAATTAGAGGCAATTTTAAAAGAAGAATACGAATACAATATCAAAGAAATTGCGTTTGCAGATCAGGAAGCTTTAGACGATTTGCGTTCGATTTATGTTCCGAAAAGTAAGACTTTATTGCTTTCTACAGAACTTGACGCTCCGCAAAAAGCGTTTATTTTAGCTAAAGAAATTGCTTATAATTATTTAAAAATTTCCGATCGTTTACTGACTTTCAGCTGGATTAAATTTGATAATTTCGATCAGGTTCTAAATAATTTTTATGCTTCTTATTTTGCTGGTGCTTTATTATTGCCAAGAAAATTGGTTGTAAATAAAATCAATACTTTTTTAGAAAATGAAAATCCAAAACCAGAAGAATTTGTTCAATTAATCGAAAGCTTTAAAGTTTCACCAGAATCTTTTTATCAGCGACTGACCAATTTATTGCCAAAAGATTTTCAGCTGAAAAACTTATTTTTCTTAAGATTGTCACACAAAATCGGTTCAGATTTTTATCAGATCAATAAAGAATTACATATTACACATCAGCAAGAACCGCACGCCAACGAAACCAACGAACATTATTGCAGGAGATGGGTTTCGGTTAAAACGATTGACGAAGCCATCAAACAAAATAAATCTCATTTTTTTGATGCACAGATTTCGAGCTATGCCAATAGTGGAAACGAATATTTGGTTTTTTCTTCGGCTACAAAGGATCCTTTTGCCGAGAATTTTATTCGAAGTATTTCTGTCGGAATCCTAATTAATCCGACAATGAAAAAGAAATTTAAATTCATTGATGGAAAACCTTTGGTAAAACGAATTGTAGGTGTAACTTGCGAAACTTGCGCTGTAAAAGATTGTTTGGAAAGAAGTGCTCCTCCGACTGTTTTAGAAAGAGAGAAACGCCATGAGAATACAGATGCAGTTGTGCAAGCAGTTTATAAATCAATATAG